A window of Punica granatum isolate Tunisia-2019 chromosome 8, ASM765513v2, whole genome shotgun sequence genomic DNA:
CACATTGTCGTGCAGGGGAGCTTGTACAGCTTCAAGTTCAGCCCCAGTGTATGGGGGACGACACTGTTTCATTGCGCTGTGGAACGGGAGGGAAAAGGGCTCTCCTTCGAGATGTACAACGAGAATAGGGATCTCATCGGCAGGTGCGAAAAAATATGCCTGTGGAAGGTCAGGCCAGACGGTGTTGCAGGTTTCGCGGAGCATTGGGACAACCCCGATTTATACTTCCCTTGGACAAGATGAATGGAAGTCGACCCAATTAGCATTGCTATGAAATGAAGATAGCGTGTGAAGGTAGACttgaatataaataaattattgctAGATCCTACGATATAACACATCTAAGCTTTCTACTATATTCC
This region includes:
- the LOC116188708 gene encoding S-protein homolog 5-like, encoding MLFPCAVDWQGKGVSFEIYSEKRDLISSSSFVIHCESRDDDLGGHIVVQGSLYSFKFSPSVWGTTLFHCAVEREGKGLSFEMYNENRDLIGRCEKICLWKVRPDGVAGFAEHWDNPDLYFPWTR